The following coding sequences are from one Armatimonadota bacterium window:
- a CDS encoding dehydrogenase translates to MPLHSSEPVSPITIRKSARTSGADVTDSLCPYCAVGCGTKIYTRKGQILSIEGNPESPINRGTLCPKGANSFQLAVNPHRVLHALYREPFAAAWRRVSLDWAMERIAQHVKTARDAELDAAVPGDRAVRSIATLGGATLDNEENYLIKKLFTGGLGVLSVENQART, encoded by the coding sequence ATGCCATTGCATTCCAGTGAGCCGGTGAGCCCAATCACGATTCGGAAGTCCGCGCGCACGAGCGGCGCCGATGTAACCGACAGCCTCTGTCCGTATTGCGCGGTGGGATGCGGGACGAAGATCTACACCCGAAAGGGCCAGATACTCAGCATCGAAGGAAACCCGGAGAGTCCGATCAACCGGGGCACATTGTGCCCGAAGGGCGCCAATAGCTTCCAATTGGCTGTAAACCCGCACCGCGTACTGCATGCCCTCTACCGTGAGCCATTCGCGGCGGCGTGGCGGCGCGTTTCGCTCGATTGGGCCATGGAGCGGATCGCCCAGCATGTAAAAACGGCTCGCGATGCGGAACTCGACGCTGCAGTTCCCGGCGACCGGGCTGTTCGTTCCATCGCCACGCTAGGCGGCGCGACGCTGGATAATGAAGAGAACTACCTGATCAAGAAGCTCTTCACCGGCGGGCTGGGCGTACTCTCGGTCGAGAATCAGGCCCGCACTTGA
- a CDS encoding molybdopterin-dependent oxidoreductase, whose product MPGLGASFGRGAATTFPADLEHSDCILVMGSNMAEAHPVAFRWPMLARRHGARIIHVDPRFSRTSAVADLHVTIRAGSDIAFLGALIHQVLTLDGWFREYVCAYTNASFVLDPRFQDTEEGAGLFSGFDPDKGAYDPTGATWQYEQRDGQPIRDPSLHHPRCVFQVLCRHFARYTAEAAAAICGCTAEQITAVAELLIANSGRERTSAICYAVGWTQHTTGVQIIRAASILQLLLGNIGRPGGGVMALRGHASIQGSTDLATLSDLLPGYLPQPTTAPKHASLNAWVDFEGRKTGGWSNVRSFMVSLLKAWYGDTAFAANDFGYDRLPKLDGDYTQLPCFQRMVDGCVRGLFLFGQNPAGGGPNARLHRAGLRRLDWLVVRDWFETESAVFWRSDPTGPPPEEIGTEVFFLPAAAIPEKEGSFTNTQRLIQWHDRAIDPPADCRSDAWFVYQLGLRLRELYAGSDSPCAAPIRDLTWQYEPRTPTLLANSEISQTVGDPDLEAVLQEINGAGPGAPDGSAQPLASAAELRDDGSTACGCWIYTGVMPEAGHNRARSRTTTGGRAQADWGFAWPANRRILYNRASADPAGRPWSERKRLIWWDQARGSWQGDDVPDFDAEKPPDYRPSGDAAGMQAIPGDGPFIMQPDGLACLFVTRGLKDGPLPVHYEPVESPMPNPLYAQQVTPVVRRFEGPLNMLASSPSAEYPIVGCTFRLTEHYLSGPMSRFNSWLNELQPAMFVELGPELAAERGIENGGWLTVSTVRASIEARALVTTRLQPLNLDGRTVHQIGVPFHWGFAGERVGSAANDLTSMVLEPNVSIHEGKVFACNVRAGRLAGQPRLPTKRWSRRRSQEGRHPSGSRPEGQFGGTDD is encoded by the coding sequence GTGCCCGGTCTGGGCGCCAGCTTCGGTCGCGGCGCGGCCACCACATTTCCGGCCGATCTTGAGCACAGTGATTGCATCCTCGTCATGGGCTCCAACATGGCTGAGGCCCATCCCGTCGCCTTTCGTTGGCCGATGCTGGCGCGACGGCATGGAGCCAGGATTATCCATGTGGACCCGCGCTTTTCGCGGACTTCCGCCGTAGCGGATCTTCATGTCACGATCCGCGCCGGCTCCGATATTGCATTTCTCGGAGCGCTCATTCACCAGGTTTTGACGCTGGACGGCTGGTTCCGTGAGTATGTCTGCGCGTATACCAACGCCAGCTTCGTTCTTGACCCAAGGTTTCAGGATACCGAGGAAGGCGCAGGCCTGTTCAGTGGTTTCGATCCGGACAAAGGCGCCTACGACCCAACGGGCGCTACGTGGCAATATGAGCAGCGCGATGGCCAGCCGATTCGTGACCCTTCGCTTCACCACCCGCGATGCGTGTTCCAGGTGCTTTGCCGCCATTTTGCACGCTACACGGCCGAGGCCGCGGCCGCGATATGCGGCTGTACCGCCGAACAGATCACTGCTGTGGCGGAGCTCCTGATCGCCAACTCCGGCCGGGAGCGCACCTCCGCGATCTGCTATGCGGTCGGATGGACGCAGCATACAACGGGCGTGCAGATCATCCGCGCAGCCTCCATCCTGCAGTTGCTGCTTGGAAACATCGGGCGCCCGGGCGGCGGCGTCATGGCCCTTCGCGGCCACGCAAGTATCCAGGGATCCACCGACCTGGCAACCCTCTCCGATCTGCTGCCGGGGTATCTGCCGCAGCCCACAACAGCGCCGAAGCACGCTTCGCTGAACGCCTGGGTCGATTTCGAGGGCCGCAAGACCGGCGGCTGGAGCAACGTCCGCAGCTTCATGGTCAGCCTCCTCAAAGCCTGGTATGGGGATACGGCCTTTGCAGCCAATGACTTTGGGTACGACCGGCTGCCGAAGCTCGACGGCGACTACACGCAGCTTCCGTGCTTTCAGCGCATGGTGGATGGTTGCGTGCGCGGCCTGTTTCTGTTTGGCCAGAACCCGGCTGGTGGAGGGCCGAACGCGCGCCTGCACAGGGCCGGGCTACGCAGGCTCGACTGGCTGGTGGTCCGTGACTGGTTTGAAACCGAGAGCGCCGTATTCTGGCGGAGCGATCCTACCGGGCCGCCGCCGGAGGAGATCGGCACCGAGGTGTTCTTCCTGCCGGCGGCCGCCATCCCGGAGAAGGAGGGCAGCTTCACCAACACGCAGCGCCTCATTCAATGGCACGATCGGGCGATCGATCCTCCCGCTGATTGCCGGTCTGACGCGTGGTTTGTGTACCAACTCGGCCTCCGCCTCCGCGAGTTGTATGCCGGCTCGGATTCGCCGTGCGCTGCCCCAATACGCGATCTCACGTGGCAGTACGAGCCGCGCACTCCTACGCTCCTGGCCAACTCGGAGATAAGTCAGACGGTCGGCGATCCAGACCTTGAGGCGGTGCTGCAAGAGATCAACGGCGCCGGCCCGGGAGCGCCGGATGGTTCAGCACAGCCGCTGGCCAGCGCGGCCGAACTGCGCGACGACGGATCCACAGCGTGTGGATGCTGGATCTATACCGGCGTGATGCCGGAAGCCGGTCACAACCGGGCACGAAGCCGCACTACCACCGGCGGCCGCGCGCAAGCCGACTGGGGATTCGCGTGGCCAGCAAACCGTCGGATACTCTACAACCGTGCCTCGGCAGACCCTGCCGGTAGGCCGTGGTCCGAACGAAAGCGGCTGATCTGGTGGGACCAGGCACGAGGTTCGTGGCAGGGCGACGACGTGCCCGATTTTGACGCGGAGAAGCCGCCGGACTACCGGCCGTCCGGCGATGCTGCGGGTATGCAGGCGATTCCCGGTGACGGACCATTCATCATGCAGCCCGATGGATTGGCCTGCCTCTTTGTAACCAGGGGCCTCAAGGATGGTCCGCTGCCGGTACACTACGAGCCGGTGGAATCGCCGATGCCGAACCCTCTCTACGCCCAGCAGGTTACGCCGGTGGTGCGCCGGTTTGAAGGTCCGCTGAACATGCTCGCATCCTCACCCAGCGCCGAATACCCGATAGTGGGGTGCACCTTTCGCCTCACGGAGCACTACCTGAGCGGACCGATGAGCCGCTTCAACAGCTGGCTGAACGAACTTCAGCCGGCAATGTTCGTGGAACTCGGTCCCGAGTTGGCGGCGGAGCGCGGCATCGAAAATGGAGGCTGGCTCACGGTATCCACAGTCCGGGCGAGCATCGAAGCCCGCGCGCTCGTCACCACGCGTCTTCAGCCCCTGAATCTGGATGGCCGTACCGTTCACCAGATTGGCGTACCGTTCCATTGGGGCTTTGCCGGTGAACGCGTCGGCAGCGCCGCGAATGATCTGACGTCGATGGTACTGGAGCCGAACGTTAGCATCCACGAAGGCAAAGTATTCGCCTGCAATGTCCGCGCCGGCCGCCTGGCCGGCCAGCCCAGGCTTCCGACGAAACGCTGGTCGCGCCGCCGGTCGCAAGAGGGCCGGCATCCGTCCGGATCGCGGCCTGAAGGTCAGTTTGGCGGTACGGATGATTAA
- a CDS encoding 4Fe-4S dicluster domain-containing protein: MINAIRRLFQRTAPADAPVEREQTGFFTDTTLCIGCKACEVACKQWNQLPADGMRFSGRSYDNTIELSATTWRHVAFIEQPAPGGPPAWLMMSDVCKHCNNAPCREACPTGAIITNEFGSVYIQPDVCNGCGYCISACPFGVIGRSAEDGHAHKCTMCYDRQRNGMTPACAQTCPTESIQFGPIEELRHRARARLDALRSAGVEAGLYGAEPSDRYGAMNAFFLLTDAPEVYGLPSDPVRPSRGMARRYGVSLLAGIGLTALAAMLLRGNRA; this comes from the coding sequence ATGATTAACGCCATCAGGCGCCTGTTCCAGCGTACCGCGCCTGCCGACGCGCCTGTGGAGCGCGAGCAGACCGGCTTCTTTACCGACACCACCCTCTGTATCGGCTGCAAGGCGTGTGAGGTTGCCTGCAAGCAGTGGAATCAGCTGCCTGCCGATGGAATGCGCTTCTCGGGCCGCAGCTACGACAACACGATCGAGCTTTCTGCCACTACGTGGCGGCACGTGGCCTTTATTGAGCAGCCGGCGCCCGGCGGCCCGCCGGCATGGTTGATGATGAGCGACGTTTGCAAGCATTGCAACAACGCTCCATGCCGGGAGGCGTGTCCCACTGGAGCGATCATTACGAACGAGTTCGGCTCGGTGTATATACAGCCGGATGTGTGCAACGGATGTGGCTACTGCATTTCGGCATGCCCGTTCGGCGTAATCGGGCGAAGCGCTGAAGATGGCCACGCGCACAAGTGCACGATGTGTTACGACCGGCAGCGTAATGGCATGACTCCGGCATGCGCGCAGACATGCCCCACAGAATCGATTCAGTTTGGCCCGATCGAGGAGCTGCGGCATCGCGCACGGGCTCGGCTCGATGCGCTGCGATCAGCGGGTGTGGAGGCCGGCCTGTACGGTGCGGAACCTTCCGACAGATATGGCGCCATGAACGCGTTCTTTCTGCTGACCGACGCGCCCGAAGTGTACGGCCTGCCGTCCGATCCGGTTCGGCCATCTCGCGGTATGGCGCGCCGCTATGGTGTGAGCCTGTTGGCCGGTATCGGGCTCACGGCTCTGGCCGCCATGCTTCTGCGTGGAAATCGCGCTTGA
- the nrfD gene encoding polysulfide reductase NrfD yields MSAPSFLKKPVWTWEVPAYFFLGGLSAGAYLLSRAASAGTRKYRGVAKSGLIVAVVALLPCPALLVSDLGDPRRFHHMLRVFKPVSPMNLGAWTLVVYSSAVVTALAAERPFRAARAAGSYADTVGVPAALLLAGYTGVLLSTTANPAWAGNPWIGPLFSAGAIAAGADAIELVREVAGGSESELSAVRGVASAARVVEAATLAATLRTAAQHAPGALRPRQTRWTLVAAVVGIVLPAVLELLPVANPRLRRSLRAAGCAVGLAGGAALRFAVVEMGRNSITEAGLAARDVEAVKENTRGLGEDRSSRQ; encoded by the coding sequence TTGAGCGCGCCGTCGTTTCTCAAGAAGCCGGTCTGGACGTGGGAGGTGCCGGCCTACTTCTTCCTTGGCGGCCTGTCGGCCGGCGCCTATCTCTTATCGCGTGCAGCTTCGGCAGGTACACGGAAATACCGCGGCGTGGCCAAATCCGGCCTGATAGTCGCCGTCGTCGCACTTCTGCCGTGCCCGGCGCTGCTGGTGAGTGACCTGGGTGATCCCCGGCGCTTCCACCACATGCTGCGTGTTTTCAAGCCGGTGTCGCCGATGAACCTCGGCGCCTGGACGCTTGTCGTCTACTCCAGCGCCGTCGTGACCGCGCTTGCGGCGGAGCGGCCGTTCCGCGCGGCCCGTGCCGCTGGGTCCTATGCGGATACTGTCGGCGTGCCGGCGGCGTTACTGTTGGCGGGTTACACCGGCGTGCTGCTGAGCACCACGGCCAACCCGGCTTGGGCCGGCAACCCATGGATCGGTCCGCTGTTCAGCGCTGGAGCTATTGCGGCGGGCGCCGACGCGATCGAACTGGTGCGTGAGGTCGCTGGAGGGAGCGAATCCGAGTTATCGGCCGTGCGCGGCGTCGCCAGTGCTGCCCGCGTCGTTGAGGCAGCCACACTGGCCGCAACTCTACGCACAGCCGCTCAACATGCGCCGGGCGCCCTGCGACCTCGGCAAACACGCTGGACGCTTGTCGCCGCCGTGGTTGGCATCGTCCTCCCGGCCGTACTGGAGCTGCTTCCAGTGGCAAACCCCCGGCTGCGCCGATCGCTGCGCGCTGCCGGATGCGCGGTCGGCCTTGCCGGCGGAGCTGCGCTTCGATTCGCCGTGGTGGAGATGGGCCGTAATTCGATAACCGAGGCTGGGCTTGCCGCAAGGGACGTTGAAGCCGTAAAGGAGAACACGCGCGGCCTCGGTGAAGATCGCTCCTCGCGGCAATGA